Genomic segment of Mycolicibacterium sarraceniae:
CGTCTCCTTTACGCACGTGTGTAGACGACGAGTTGGAACTCGGGTTGGTCCGATGGGCGCAGTTGGTGGTGTTCGTAGCGCACGGTGCCGAACTCGGGGTGGTGGAAAACCCGCTCGCGCGATTCGAAGCCGTGGATATCGTGGCGTTCCCACCCGGCGCGAAAATCGGCGCTGGCCTCGGACAGTCGCGCGACGAGGTCCAATATAGCGGGATCGCCCAGACGCGAACCGATTTCGGCGCGAAACTCCGCAAGGAAGCGTTGGCTTGTCAGCTGCCAGTCGCCGAGCAGGTTGCGCACGGCGGGGTCGGTGAAGACGACCCACAACAGGTTGCGCTCGGTGGCCGCGGTCGACGCGACGTTGGGGTAGAGGCGTTGGTAAGCCTCATTCCAGCCGGCGATACCCCACTCCGCGGTCAACGCATAGGCGGGGTTGTCGCCGATCGCGTCGAGGAAACGCTGAAGGTGCGGCGGCGGCGGCTCGACATCACCCGCGGATCGGGCGGGCAGCGGCGCGAAACCGGCCAGGCTGAGAACATAGCGGTGCTCGGGCACTCCAAGGCGCAGGGTGTGGCTGAGGGCGTCGAGCACTTGCCGCGAGGGGTTGATATCGCGGCCCTGTTCGAGCCACGTGTACCAGGTGACGCTCACCCCGGACAGGTAGGACACCTCCTCACGTCGCAACCCGACCGTCCGGCCCCGGCCCGCCGGAGGTAGACCGAAGTCGGCGCGGCCCAGCCGTTCGCGGCTCGAACGCAGGAAGGCACCGAGTTCGGCCCGGCGGTCATCATCGGTGGGCACCGGCCAAGACTAGTACTGCCACCGCTAGTAGTGAGGGCGTCTTCCCAGCATGCGGCGGCAGGCCCCACAGTGGAGTGATGATCCCGTTGCGTTCCCGCA
This window contains:
- a CDS encoding helix-turn-helix transcriptional regulator, yielding MPTDDDRRAELGAFLRSSRERLGRADFGLPPAGRGRTVGLRREEVSYLSGVSVTWYTWLEQGRDINPSRQVLDALSHTLRLGVPEHRYVLSLAGFAPLPARSAGDVEPPPPHLQRFLDAIGDNPAYALTAEWGIAGWNEAYQRLYPNVASTAATERNLLWVVFTDPAVRNLLGDWQLTSQRFLAEFRAEIGSRLGDPAILDLVARLSEASADFRAGWERHDIHGFESRERVFHHPEFGTVRYEHHQLRPSDQPEFQLVVYTRA